One segment of Methylocella silvestris BL2 DNA contains the following:
- a CDS encoding ABC transporter ATP-binding protein, whose translation MRGLVVGFGEKLVLDGLDLDVRRGEILGFVGGSGTGKSVLTRTILGLIPKRAGKIEVFGSDLDKVSRIEFDALERRIGVMFQGGALFSALTVKQNVQVPMREHLNLSRRLADDLAMLKIELVGLSPDAADKFPSELSGGMIKRAALARSLALDPELLFLDEPTSGLDPIGAAEFDDLITTLQKTLGLTVFMVTHDLDSLYSVCDRIAALADKRVIETGPIETMLASEHPWLRAYFHGKRARQLSASTMRKTAQGDRP comes from the coding sequence GTGCGCGGCCTTGTCGTCGGCTTTGGCGAAAAACTTGTTCTCGACGGGCTCGACCTCGATGTGCGGCGCGGCGAGATCCTGGGCTTCGTCGGCGGCTCCGGCACCGGAAAATCCGTGCTGACCCGGACCATTCTCGGCCTTATTCCGAAACGCGCTGGCAAAATCGAAGTGTTCGGCTCCGATCTCGACAAGGTCAGCCGCATCGAATTCGACGCGCTGGAGCGCCGCATCGGGGTGATGTTTCAGGGCGGCGCGCTGTTTTCGGCTCTTACGGTAAAGCAGAATGTGCAGGTGCCGATGCGCGAGCATCTGAACCTCTCGCGACGTCTCGCGGACGATCTCGCCATGCTCAAGATCGAGCTTGTCGGCCTGTCGCCGGACGCGGCGGACAAATTTCCGTCGGAATTGTCGGGCGGCATGATCAAGCGGGCGGCGCTGGCGCGTTCGCTCGCGCTCGATCCCGAGCTTTTGTTTCTCGACGAGCCGACCTCCGGCCTTGATCCGATCGGAGCGGCCGAATTTGACGATCTCATCACGACCCTGCAAAAGACTCTCGGGCTCACGGTCTTTATGGTGACGCATGATCTCGACAGCCTCTATTCGGTCTGCGATCGCATCGCCGCCCTCGCCGACAAAAGGGTGATCGAGACGGGGCCGATCGAGACAATGCTCGCATCGGAGCATCCCTGGCTCAGGGCCTATTTTCACGGCAAGCGGGCGCGCCAGCTCAGCGCGTCGACGATGCGGAAAACGGCGCAGGGGGATCGGCCATAG
- a CDS encoding ABC transporter permease produces the protein MDVAQGPTFSSEPSEEGVRLKLAGHWTLDACADIEEGAQALVGAGAGAKHAIFDLAGVQRMDTAGAWLIDGARQQLDAKGVSADFAGGRPEIDILLKEAHFRSFEQPPGRKGFYIVTLLADVGESVVASGRDIYRGVEFLGEVVASIGKSVIQPAHFRGTALVAQIETIALRGVPIIVLINFLVGAIVAQQGIFQLRRFGATILVVDLIGILILRELGVLLTAIMISGRSGSAITAELGSMKMREEIDALVVMGLRPIDVLIAPRILALILSLPLLTFLADMAALAGGILVSWLYGGITPKSFIALLPEAIALRTFLSGLIKAPFMGLIIGLIACMEGLAVAGSAESLGRQVTASVVKSIFMVIVVDGLFAVFFATIRF, from the coding sequence TTGGACGTTGCGCAAGGCCCGACATTTTCGAGCGAACCCTCCGAAGAGGGCGTTCGCCTGAAACTCGCCGGCCATTGGACGCTTGACGCTTGCGCCGACATCGAGGAGGGCGCGCAGGCGCTGGTCGGCGCCGGCGCCGGCGCAAAGCACGCCATATTCGACCTTGCCGGCGTCCAGCGCATGGACACCGCCGGGGCCTGGCTGATCGACGGCGCGCGGCAGCAGCTCGACGCCAAAGGCGTTTCGGCCGATTTCGCCGGCGGCCGACCGGAAATCGACATTCTGCTCAAGGAAGCCCATTTCCGCAGCTTCGAACAGCCGCCCGGGCGCAAGGGCTTCTACATCGTGACGCTGCTGGCCGACGTCGGCGAAAGCGTCGTCGCCTCGGGGCGCGATATTTATCGCGGCGTCGAATTTCTGGGCGAGGTGGTCGCCTCGATCGGCAAGAGCGTCATCCAGCCGGCCCATTTCCGCGGCACGGCCCTGGTCGCCCAGATTGAGACGATCGCCTTGCGCGGCGTGCCGATCATTGTTCTCATCAATTTTCTCGTCGGGGCGATCGTCGCGCAGCAGGGCATTTTCCAGTTGCGGCGGTTCGGCGCGACGATCCTTGTCGTCGATCTCATCGGCATTCTGATCTTGCGCGAATTGGGCGTGCTGCTGACCGCGATCATGATCTCCGGCCGCTCCGGCTCGGCGATTACCGCCGAACTCGGCTCGATGAAGATGCGGGAGGAGATCGACGCGCTGGTCGTGATGGGGCTGCGCCCGATCGACGTCTTGATCGCGCCGCGCATCCTCGCCCTCATCCTGAGCCTGCCGCTGTTGACCTTCCTCGCCGACATGGCGGCGCTCGCCGGCGGCATACTCGTCTCCTGGCTCTATGGCGGCATCACGCCGAAAAGCTTCATCGCTTTGCTACCCGAGGCGATCGCGCTGCGCACCTTCCTCAGCGGCCTCATCAAGGCGCCCTTCATGGGGCTCATCATCGGCCTCATCGCCTGCATGGAGGGACTCGCCGTCGCGGGATCGGCCGAATCGCTCGGCCGCCAGGTGACGGCCTCGGTGGTGAAATCGATCTTCATGGTGATCGTCGTCGACGGGCTGTTCGCCGTCTTCTTCGCGACGATCCGGTTTTAG
- a CDS encoding winged helix-turn-helix transcriptional regulator, protein MDTITPRSRHKRLDCSPGCAVEATLGFINGKWKGVVLFHLFEGVLRFNEIRRRLPNVTQRMLTNQLRELEADGLISRKIYPEVPPKVEYSLTARGRSLEPVIMALKAWGDANVDLAPGRVAPAEAEA, encoded by the coding sequence ATGGATACCATTACGCCGCGTAGCCGCCACAAAAGGCTCGATTGCAGCCCCGGCTGCGCGGTGGAGGCCACGCTCGGCTTCATCAACGGCAAGTGGAAAGGCGTGGTGCTGTTTCACCTGTTCGAAGGCGTATTGCGGTTCAATGAGATCCGGCGCCGGCTGCCGAATGTGACGCAGCGGATGCTGACGAATCAATTGCGCGAGCTTGAGGCAGACGGGCTCATTTCGCGGAAAATCTATCCGGAAGTGCCGCCCAAAGTGGAATACAGCCTGACCGCCCGCGGCCGCAGCCTCGAACCGGTCATCATGGCGCTGAAGGCCTGGGGCGACGCAAATGTCGATCTCGCGCCAGGCCGCGTCGC
- a CDS encoding phosphomannomutase/phosphoglucomutase: protein MFPKPAPQLFPNTLAYETTPMVKPTGFREYDARWLFEKEINLMGVQALGLGLGTLLREMGVKPELVTGHDFRSYSSSIKLAMITGLMAAGVKVHDIGLALSPMAYFAQFELDVPAVAMVTASHNDNGWTGVKMGAQRPVTFGPDEMGRLKDIVLAGAYSYADGGSYRFVADFPARYAADLTNRPKLKRKLKVVAACGNGTAGAFAPAILEQLGCEVIPLDVELDFNFPRYNPNPEDLEMLHAMAAKVLETGADVGLGFDGDGDRCGVVDDKGAEIFADKIGVMLARDLSKLHPGATFVVDVKSTGLFATDPDLLSRGVKADYWKTGHSYIKRRVSDLGALAGFEKSGHFFFNAPVGRGYDDGILTAIHVLDMLDRNPGKSMSELYGALPKTWGSPTMSPHCDDETKYGVVEKTLARLSALEAEGAKLTGQKIKSLVTVNGVRVTVEDGTWGLVRASSNKPELVVVVESPVSEARMREMFHAVDAILRENPEVGAYNQTI, encoded by the coding sequence ATGTTTCCAAAGCCAGCGCCGCAGCTCTTTCCCAACACGCTCGCCTATGAGACGACGCCGATGGTGAAGCCGACCGGCTTTCGCGAATATGACGCGCGCTGGCTGTTCGAGAAGGAAATCAATCTGATGGGGGTCCAGGCGCTGGGCCTCGGGCTTGGGACGCTGCTGCGCGAGATGGGCGTCAAGCCGGAGCTCGTCACCGGCCACGACTTCCGCTCCTACTCGTCTTCGATAAAACTCGCCATGATCACGGGGCTGATGGCGGCCGGCGTGAAAGTGCATGACATCGGCCTCGCTCTGTCGCCGATGGCCTATTTCGCGCAGTTCGAACTTGACGTTCCCGCCGTCGCCATGGTCACGGCGTCGCATAATGACAATGGCTGGACCGGCGTGAAGATGGGCGCGCAGCGGCCGGTGACCTTCGGGCCGGACGAAATGGGCCGGCTGAAGGACATCGTGCTCGCCGGCGCCTATAGCTATGCCGATGGCGGCTCCTATCGCTTCGTCGCGGATTTTCCGGCCCGCTACGCCGCCGATCTGACAAACCGGCCGAAACTCAAGCGCAAGCTGAAAGTCGTCGCCGCCTGCGGCAATGGCACGGCGGGCGCCTTCGCCCCGGCGATTCTCGAACAGCTCGGCTGCGAGGTGATTCCGCTCGACGTCGAGCTCGACTTCAATTTCCCGCGCTACAATCCAAATCCCGAAGACCTTGAAATGCTGCACGCTATGGCGGCCAAAGTGCTGGAGACGGGCGCCGACGTCGGCCTTGGCTTTGACGGCGACGGCGATCGTTGCGGCGTCGTCGATGACAAGGGCGCGGAAATTTTCGCCGACAAGATCGGCGTGATGCTCGCGCGCGACCTCTCAAAGCTGCATCCCGGCGCGACATTTGTCGTCGACGTCAAATCGACCGGCCTGTTCGCCACCGACCCCGACCTCCTCAGCCGCGGCGTCAAGGCGGATTATTGGAAAACCGGCCATTCCTACATCAAGCGGCGCGTGAGCGACCTTGGCGCGCTCGCGGGTTTTGAAAAATCCGGTCATTTCTTCTTCAACGCGCCGGTCGGGCGCGGATACGACGATGGAATTTTGACCGCGATCCATGTCCTTGACATGCTCGACCGCAACCCCGGCAAGTCCATGTCGGAGCTCTACGGGGCGCTGCCGAAAACCTGGGGCTCGCCGACCATGTCGCCGCATTGCGACGACGAGACCAAATATGGCGTCGTCGAAAAGACGCTGGCCCGGCTTTCCGCCCTTGAGGCCGAAGGCGCGAAGCTGACGGGCCAGAAAATCAAGAGCCTCGTCACCGTCAACGGCGTCCGGGTCACCGTCGAGGACGGCACCTGGGGCCTCGTGCGCGCCTCCTCCAACAAGCCCGAACTCGTCGTCGTCGTCGAAAGCCCCGTCTCGGAAGCGCGCATGCGCGAAATGTTCCACGCGGTCGATGCCATCTTGCGGGAGAACCCCGAAGTCGGCGCCTATAATCAGACGATCTGA
- a CDS encoding MlaD family protein, with product METRANYALIGGFTLAVVAAAFAFVLWFSGGEKAGGQHVYRVVFTGSVSGLLRGAAVLFNGVRVGGVTKIDFVPDSPGKVYALIEIDARVPIRVDTKARLETTGLTGVANVALSGGSEDAKTLEPGPDGAPPTIIAERSDFQDLIESARKIAGQATEFLDRTNKVLDENSGSITASVKNIEKFSDALAANSDGLKDFLGSMADVGRAIKPLTAQLETLADNANNVIKAVDPAQVKTIVSDFAQMSGKLNSAADKVDSVLTNLNGFLATGDNKGVFDEIAAAARSIRKLADDVNARWKDIGGNLARFSGSGLRQYEALATDGRKTLDLLNQAIRSIEQNPQQFIFGKKQQIPDYPGLR from the coding sequence ATGGAAACAAGAGCCAATTACGCTCTGATCGGCGGCTTCACCCTCGCGGTGGTGGCCGCCGCCTTCGCCTTCGTCCTGTGGTTCTCGGGCGGAGAGAAGGCCGGCGGCCAACACGTCTATAGGGTCGTCTTTACCGGATCGGTGTCGGGTCTCTTGCGCGGCGCGGCCGTCCTTTTCAACGGCGTCAGGGTCGGCGGCGTGACCAAGATCGACTTTGTTCCCGATAGTCCGGGAAAGGTCTACGCGCTGATCGAGATCGACGCCCGCGTGCCGATCCGGGTCGACACTAAGGCGCGGCTCGAGACCACCGGCCTCACCGGCGTCGCCAATGTCGCTCTCTCCGGTGGTTCCGAGGACGCCAAGACGCTCGAGCCCGGCCCCGACGGGGCGCCGCCCACAATCATCGCCGAACGTTCCGATTTCCAGGATCTGATCGAGAGCGCGCGCAAGATCGCCGGGCAAGCGACGGAGTTTCTTGACCGGACCAACAAGGTGCTCGACGAAAATTCCGGCTCGATCACCGCTTCGGTCAAGAATATCGAGAAGTTTTCCGACGCGCTCGCCGCCAATTCCGACGGCTTAAAGGATTTTCTCGGCTCCATGGCCGACGTCGGCCGCGCCATCAAGCCGCTGACCGCGCAGCTCGAAACGCTCGCCGATAACGCCAATAATGTGATCAAGGCGGTCGACCCGGCGCAGGTGAAGACGATCGTCTCCGACTTCGCCCAGATGTCTGGCAAGCTCAATTCCGCAGCCGATAAGGTCGACAGCGTGCTGACCAATCTGAACGGCTTCCTTGCGACCGGAGACAATAAGGGCGTGTTCGACGAGATCGCCGCGGCGGCGCGCTCGATCCGCAAGCTCGCAGACGACGTCAATGCGCGCTGGAAGGATATTGGCGGCAATCTCGCCCGCTTCAGCGGGTCGGGCCTGCGCCAATATGAAGCGTTGGCGACCGATGGGCGCAAGACGCTCGATCTGCTCAATCAGGCGATCCGCTCGATCGAGCAGAACCCGCAGCAATTCATCTTCGGCAAGAAGCAGCAGATTCCGGACTACCCGGGCCTGCGCTAG
- a CDS encoding ABC-type transport auxiliary lipoprotein family protein has product MIFFEPGALRQTASRLAALRPGRLMIVFASAGILAACASAPPATFDLDAAPTGFSAKQARRAQIAIAAPSALPPVDSNRIVVRVGEDQIALLAGAAWSNQLPALLQAKLIASFQNASLIRAVVSPGMPADYELRSQIRSFEYVAGRGAVFVEISAQIVGGAGRIVAGKIFSATAPAPANDGATVVAALNAATADVMRQIVRWTAPQI; this is encoded by the coding sequence ATGATCTTCTTTGAGCCGGGCGCGCTCCGCCAAACCGCTTCGCGTCTCGCCGCCCTGCGTCCGGGGCGGCTGATGATCGTCTTTGCGTCGGCGGGAATTTTGGCGGCCTGCGCCTCCGCGCCGCCGGCGACCTTCGATCTCGACGCCGCTCCGACCGGTTTTTCAGCGAAGCAGGCGCGCCGGGCCCAGATCGCCATCGCCGCCCCCTCCGCCCTGCCTCCGGTCGATTCCAACCGGATCGTCGTTCGCGTCGGCGAGGATCAGATCGCCTTGCTGGCCGGCGCCGCCTGGTCCAACCAGCTGCCCGCGCTGTTGCAGGCAAAACTCATCGCGAGTTTTCAGAACGCCAGCCTGATCCGCGCCGTAGTCTCGCCCGGAATGCCGGCCGATTACGAATTGCGCAGCCAGATTCGCAGCTTCGAATATGTGGCGGGCCGCGGCGCGGTCTTCGTCGAAATCTCGGCGCAGATCGTTGGCGGCGCGGGCCGCATTGTGGCAGGAAAGATTTTTTCCGCGACCGCCCCGGCGCCCGCCAATGACGGCGCGACGGTCGTCGCCGCGCTGAACGCCGCGACGGCCGACGTCATGCGCCAGATCGTGCGTTGGACCGCGCCGCAGATTTAG
- a CDS encoding alcohol dehydrogenase catalytic domain-containing protein has product MRAVGYQKSLPIDEDEALVDIEVDDPEPFGRDLLVAVKAISVNPVDTKVRRHAAPEVGAWKILGFDAAGIVVATGPDASLFKPGDAVFLRRRDRAAGDQCGASCRRRTAGRAQARFAQLC; this is encoded by the coding sequence ATGCGCGCCGTCGGCTATCAGAAATCCCTGCCAATCGACGAAGACGAGGCTCTCGTTGACATTGAGGTCGATGATCCTGAACCTTTCGGGCGCGATCTTCTCGTCGCCGTGAAGGCAATATCCGTCAACCCTGTCGACACGAAAGTCCGGCGCCACGCCGCGCCCGAAGTCGGCGCCTGGAAAATTCTGGGATTCGACGCCGCTGGAATCGTCGTCGCGACGGGCCCCGACGCAAGCCTGTTCAAGCCGGGCGACGCGGTTTTTTTACGCCGGCGCGATCGGGCGGCAGGGGACCAATGCGGAGCTTCATGTCGTCGACGAACGGCTGGTCGGGCGCAAGCCCGCTTCGCTCAGCTTTGCTGA
- a CDS encoding zinc-binding alcohol dehydrogenase family protein, with the protein MGRQGTNAELHVVDERLVGRKPASLSFAEAAALPLTSITAFEALFDRLRAKEPVTGEAPAILIIGGAGGVGSIAVQLARKLTGLTVIATASRPETRAFALELGAHHVVDHRKPIAAEVAALGLGAPPFVFSTTNTEAHLAEIVQLIAPQGRFCLIDDPAAIDVNPFKSKSVSIHWESMFTRSTFATPDMAAQGALLNEVSRLVDQGALRTTLAETFGAINAKNLKRAHKLLESGSSRGKIVLEGFGEAAS; encoded by the coding sequence ATCGGGCGGCAGGGGACCAATGCGGAGCTTCATGTCGTCGACGAACGGCTGGTCGGGCGCAAGCCCGCTTCGCTCAGCTTTGCTGAAGCCGCCGCTTTGCCGCTGACTTCGATCACCGCCTTCGAGGCGCTTTTCGATCGGCTGCGGGCAAAGGAACCGGTCACGGGCGAGGCGCCGGCGATCCTCATCATCGGCGGCGCCGGCGGCGTTGGGTCGATTGCTGTGCAGCTGGCGCGGAAGCTCACCGGTCTGACCGTCATCGCCACAGCTTCGCGGCCCGAGACCCGGGCCTTTGCGCTTGAACTTGGCGCGCATCACGTCGTCGATCATCGCAAGCCGATCGCGGCCGAAGTCGCGGCGTTGGGTCTTGGCGCGCCGCCTTTTGTGTTCTCGACGACCAACACCGAGGCTCATCTCGCCGAGATCGTGCAGCTGATCGCGCCGCAGGGCCGCTTCTGCCTCATCGACGATCCTGCTGCGATCGACGTCAATCCCTTCAAAAGCAAGAGCGTTTCGATCCATTGGGAGTCGATGTTCACACGCTCGACCTTCGCAACGCCCGACATGGCGGCGCAGGGCGCGCTGCTGAACGAGGTTTCGCGGCTTGTCGATCAGGGCGCCTTGCGCACCACGCTTGCCGAGACGTTTGGCGCGATCAACGCGAAAAACCTCAAACGCGCGCATAAGCTCCTTGAGAGCGGCTCCTCCCGCGGCAAGATCGTGCTCGAGGGATTTGGCGAGGCTGCGTCCTAA
- a CDS encoding ComEA family DNA-binding protein, with protein MNASRNLLYALFFAAAASLPGAAYAQTAAPAPSSAAKPAAAPAKPAAAPAKAATPAAALLDINSASEPELQALPGIGDKRAADIIKGRPYKGKDELVQKKIIPQGVYDKIKGQIIAKQK; from the coding sequence ATGAACGCAAGCCGCAATTTGCTTTACGCTTTATTTTTCGCCGCCGCTGCCAGCCTGCCCGGAGCGGCCTATGCCCAGACCGCCGCGCCTGCGCCCTCGAGCGCAGCAAAACCCGCCGCCGCGCCGGCCAAACCGGCGGCGGCGCCCGCCAAGGCCGCGACTCCGGCCGCCGCGCTGCTGGACATTAATTCGGCGAGCGAGCCCGAGCTTCAGGCGCTGCCCGGCATTGGCGACAAGCGCGCCGCCGACATCATCAAGGGGCGGCCCTACAAGGGTAAGGACGAGCTGGTGCAGAAGAAGATTATCCCGCAGGGCGTGTACGACAAGATCAAAGGTCAGATCATCGCCAAGCAAAAATAG
- a CDS encoding glycosyl hydrolase family 28-related protein, which yields MLRIGSIYTCFLPRAHALEPWPPRRGRRRLAIAAMLIGLSINPPGAALADSAAKPIIINKPFSAKPGDVFSLAGSGFGSAPRVYLKPSRLTATTELPVKTADDATVVVEVPKAAAFDVYEVWVANGAATSPHVLINTPQPHHFDNPDIATGAHFRIFGRNLSVGTLAPTATLVDIGTGAQIKAVVGVSASNAYMLDVTPTGVVAGHAYKVLVSNGYASALSEASVLGHATGMDRFAIGQPWAYDFVTADGPGYKAGVKGTNLADHHVFNVRTDVVLATLAKGDGKTNDGPAIQGAINAAARYGGVVYLPAGTYNIGSTSISLTSNVLLQGQSASATKIIYTATKPGFIIGAGASMTGFVDLTLQNQDKTSTTTNLGTWQQPVSKVIIQRVIWDLGTGFSINLRGDRIAILNSTFKQAINSWNGSGAGALLITNATNLTLKNNTIRWASNQNAFGDLVNAIFENNHFTRSASDTVIAGPDQLSWPWIVRPIRLGDVLSRTAAGGRQVSLNFGTNIVFQNNVFDTSDGVIQYNAGDGETILNEGGGGSPREDFGTVTTASAATIADDSKCSGACAWKTYPNSKVVIVSGAGAGQWRKIFAQNGNSFTVDPPFDVVPAAGDHFTISAPSYENAIIRNNTMVGNPIGVAMYHGVFLNVSVIGNQLTNNGGIYLLPSQANQRAGRNFFNVARNIEINGNVLKNLNGNYPSYVSIGFVMMTQNVFWGKSVLAAEARNNQITARSGTFPYTFGEGYNHLTFYQNPGGGAYVEEGNGAMWGTVWQGNSCANCAVNYNLSTGAMDTTIWNAKAANSPGFVSTILKDTTIANSTKQASTRTLVGKD from the coding sequence ATGCTGCGAATTGGATCGATCTATACATGCTTCTTGCCAAGGGCGCACGCGCTTGAGCCGTGGCCGCCAAGACGAGGACGCCGCCGCCTCGCCATCGCCGCCATGCTCATCGGCCTGTCCATCAATCCGCCCGGCGCCGCGCTGGCCGACTCCGCCGCAAAGCCAATCATCATCAACAAGCCGTTCTCGGCAAAGCCCGGCGATGTCTTCAGCCTTGCCGGATCAGGCTTCGGTTCGGCCCCACGGGTTTATCTGAAGCCCAGCCGGTTAACGGCGACGACGGAGCTGCCCGTCAAGACAGCAGACGACGCAACCGTCGTCGTGGAGGTTCCCAAGGCTGCGGCCTTCGACGTCTATGAGGTGTGGGTTGCAAATGGCGCGGCGACCAGCCCGCATGTTCTCATCAACACGCCTCAGCCTCATCATTTCGACAATCCCGACATCGCGACCGGCGCGCATTTTCGTATCTTCGGCCGCAACCTCTCGGTAGGGACGCTCGCGCCGACGGCGACGCTTGTCGACATCGGCACGGGAGCGCAGATCAAGGCGGTCGTCGGCGTTTCGGCGAGCAACGCCTATATGCTCGACGTAACGCCGACCGGCGTTGTCGCCGGGCATGCCTATAAGGTTCTGGTTTCAAATGGCTATGCGAGCGCCTTGAGCGAGGCGAGCGTGCTTGGCCACGCCACGGGCATGGACCGCTTCGCGATCGGGCAGCCATGGGCCTATGATTTCGTCACTGCCGATGGTCCCGGCTACAAGGCCGGCGTCAAGGGAACGAACCTCGCCGACCATCATGTCTTCAATGTGCGAACGGACGTCGTTCTGGCGACATTGGCCAAAGGCGACGGAAAGACAAACGACGGACCGGCCATTCAGGGGGCGATCAACGCGGCGGCGCGTTACGGCGGCGTCGTCTATTTGCCGGCGGGAACCTATAATATCGGCTCCACCAGCATCAGTTTGACGTCCAACGTGCTGCTGCAGGGACAGAGCGCGTCGGCGACGAAGATCATCTACACGGCGACGAAGCCGGGGTTCATCATCGGCGCAGGCGCGTCGATGACCGGCTTCGTCGATCTCACCTTGCAAAATCAGGACAAGACGAGCACGACGACCAATCTTGGAACCTGGCAGCAGCCGGTCTCGAAGGTCATCATCCAGCGAGTGATATGGGATCTCGGCACCGGATTTTCAATCAACCTCAGGGGCGATCGCATCGCCATCCTCAATTCAACATTCAAGCAGGCGATCAACTCCTGGAACGGCAGCGGAGCGGGGGCGCTGCTCATCACCAACGCCACCAATCTGACGCTCAAGAACAACACGATCAGATGGGCGAGCAATCAGAACGCCTTCGGGGATCTCGTCAACGCGATTTTTGAGAACAACCACTTCACGCGCAGCGCGTCGGATACGGTGATCGCGGGGCCGGACCAGCTCTCCTGGCCGTGGATCGTGAGGCCGATCAGGCTGGGCGACGTGCTATCGAGGACGGCCGCCGGCGGAAGGCAGGTCTCGCTGAACTTCGGCACAAATATCGTGTTTCAGAACAATGTCTTCGATACCTCGGACGGCGTCATTCAATATAATGCGGGCGATGGCGAGACCATTCTGAACGAGGGCGGCGGCGGCTCGCCGCGTGAGGACTTCGGGACCGTCACCACGGCGAGCGCCGCGACCATAGCCGACGATTCGAAATGCTCTGGAGCCTGCGCCTGGAAAACCTACCCGAATTCGAAAGTCGTCATCGTCAGCGGCGCCGGCGCCGGTCAGTGGCGCAAGATCTTCGCGCAGAACGGCAACAGCTTTACAGTCGACCCGCCCTTCGACGTCGTTCCGGCCGCGGGGGATCATTTCACGATCTCCGCTCCGTCCTATGAGAACGCCATCATCCGCAACAACACGATGGTCGGAAATCCGATCGGGGTCGCCATGTATCATGGCGTCTTTCTCAACGTCTCCGTCATCGGCAACCAGCTCACCAACAATGGCGGCATCTATCTCCTGCCGTCGCAGGCCAATCAGCGCGCGGGACGGAACTTTTTTAATGTCGCGCGCAATATTGAGATCAACGGCAATGTCCTGAAGAATCTCAACGGCAACTATCCGTCATATGTCTCGATTGGCTTCGTCATGATGACGCAGAATGTATTCTGGGGCAAAAGCGTGCTCGCCGCCGAGGCCCGCAACAATCAGATCACGGCGCGCAGCGGCACCTTTCCCTACACATTCGGGGAAGGCTACAATCACCTGACCTTTTATCAAAATCCGGGCGGCGGCGCCTATGTCGAGGAAGGGAATGGGGCCATGTGGGGAACTGTATGGCAGGGCAACAGCTGCGCCAATTGCGCGGTCAACTACAACCTCAGCACCGGAGCCATGGATACGACGATCTGGAACGCAAAGGCGGCGAATTCCCCTGGCTTCGTCTCCACGATCCTGAAAGACACGACGATCGCAAACAGCACCAAACAGGCCTCGACGCGAACGCTTGTCGGCAAGGATTGA
- the dgcA gene encoding N-acetyl-D-Glu racemase DgcA yields MVKRASKLSVAVEKYPIAGKFVISRGQKTEAVVVLATIADEDVDGGARGRGECVPYARYGESVDSVLAQIEAVRPEIEQGADRASLGRLLPPGAARNALDCALWDLAAKRSRRRAFELAGLAAPAPVVTAYTISVGAPEEMAAAAAHAAARPLLKIKLAGSEDPARIAAVRAAAPAATLIVDANEAWSEEEFAAHFAACEAARVALIEQPLPAGRDAALTRRPSGIPICADESVHARQGLEALRARYDAVNIKLDKTGGLTEMLAMTAEAEALGFQIVIGCMVGTSLAMAPALLAAARARFVDLDGPLLLARDREHALVYEGSVILPASAALWG; encoded by the coding sequence ATGGTAAAACGCGCGTCAAAACTTTCCGTCGCTGTCGAAAAATATCCCATCGCCGGCAAATTCGTCATTTCCCGTGGGCAGAAGACGGAAGCGGTCGTCGTGCTCGCGACGATCGCGGACGAGGACGTCGACGGCGGCGCAAGAGGCCGCGGCGAATGCGTGCCCTACGCCCGCTACGGCGAAAGCGTCGACAGCGTGCTGGCGCAGATCGAAGCCGTGCGCCCCGAGATCGAACAGGGGGCGGACCGCGCCTCGCTTGGCCGGCTCTTGCCGCCGGGGGCGGCGCGCAATGCGCTCGACTGCGCTCTTTGGGATCTTGCGGCCAAGCGCAGCAGGCGGCGCGCTTTCGAACTCGCCGGGCTCGCCGCGCCGGCTCCAGTCGTCACCGCTTATACGATCTCAGTCGGCGCGCCCGAGGAAATGGCCGCCGCTGCGGCGCACGCCGCGGCGCGCCCCCTGCTCAAAATCAAGCTTGCCGGTTCGGAAGATCCGGCCCGCATCGCGGCCGTGCGCGCGGCGGCGCCCGCGGCGACGCTGATCGTCGACGCCAACGAGGCGTGGAGCGAAGAGGAATTTGCCGCCCATTTCGCCGCCTGCGAGGCGGCGCGGGTCGCGCTGATCGAGCAACCGCTGCCGGCCGGACGCGACGCGGCGCTGACGCGGCGACCGAGCGGAATTCCCATTTGCGCCGACGAGAGCGTCCATGCGCGGCAAGGTCTCGAAGCGCTGCGCGCAAGATATGACGCTGTCAATATAAAGCTCGACAAGACGGGCGGCCTCACCGAAATGCTGGCGATGACGGCGGAAGCGGAAGCGCTCGGCTTTCAAATCGTCATCGGCTGCATGGTTGGCACTTCGCTCGCCATGGCCCCGGCGCTTCTCGCCGCTGCGCGCGCCCGCTTCGTCGATCTCGACGGTCCCCTGCTGCTCGCCCGGGATCGGGAGCACGCGCTCGTCTATGAAGGCTCCGTCATTCTGCCGGCCTCCGCCGCCCTCTGGGGCTAA